A region of the Mus caroli chromosome 7, CAROLI_EIJ_v1.1, whole genome shotgun sequence genome:
acacacatacatgcaggcacaaacTTACATgtaaagtttaatattttttgcttttgttttttgagatgttCTCACTGTCTAGCCCTTGTAGTCCTGGAACTATGTGACAGTCTGTAACTATGTAACCAGGCTGGCTCTAGATTCAGAGTTCCGCTTggttttgcctcctgagtactgagaaaggactaaaggagtgGCCTCCACACCCGGTACAAACCCCAACACTCCAGAATCAAGAGTTGCTGGGTAGTCAGGCTACAGAGAtgttctgttttaaaaacaacaaaagaggtGGATTGTGATAAAAAAGACCCCAACCGTGGCGTCTCACCTTCGTGCATTCACCCcagtgcacatgtacacacacactcaaacacttTAGGGCTCTAGTTAAAGAACAAAGTTTTTAATACAGACACATTTCTAAACAGTCTTTTTggcaaaaaaacaacaacaacaaacaaacaaacaaaaatacaaaaaaaccaacaaggtAGGGCAACCACCACCCTACAGCCCTGATGTGTGTGTCGCCATATTTCAGTCACCTATGCTGGGTCAGAGGAAACGTTCAGTCCAAGGGCAGGTTCAGGTCCACAGGTGAGGAGGCCAGGATGCctgcctgcagaggacagagagcCCCAGGCTGGTAAGAGGGAAAGACCCCTTGAGTGCGACACTCAAGTGATTCCATGGCTGTTCTGTGCTGGCCCCAGTCCCTGCTCTAAGGATGGAGGCTAAGCAGCACCGATTCCCTGCCAGTCTGTCTCCCAGGCTCTCCTGTCATCTATGTTAATAGAAGCAGGGCCGCTGAGCTCTACCTACCTGTCCCTCCTTTCTTGCCATCTGAACTCCATCACTCCTCGCCTCCCCATTCCAAGGAATGCAGAAGGAGCCCAACTGATGCTCACAACAGTACCTCTGACCTGGTACCCACACTCGGTCTCGGGAGAACCTGCTCTCTCATCAGAGTCCTTTCTGCAGGGACTGACACCCATCTCCAGGCCTTTCCTGGTCTAAGAGGATGGGTCTGTTCACAGACGACCAATATCTCAGAACCCCTATCTCAGGGTGATCAAGGACCCTTCTGAGCCCGGCTGTGTCTCTAAAACacaggtgtttttctttttttctctcctgaagTGCtggactctaccactgaactatctcctaacctccttttgtttgtgttttgcctAAGCTGACCGTGAAACCTCTGGAGCCAAGGATGTCTTTAAATCTAGAtggtcttgcctcagcctctctggtaCTTGAGATGACAGACTTGAACCACCAGAGACAATcgtctctcccccacccccacccacccccgttacaccaccaccaccaccaccccacctgcTGTGCGTCAGTCACCtccaggatcttactgtgtaaccctgactaGTCTTGGAACCCCCTGTGtaagctaggctggccttgaccttatagagatctgcctacctctgtctcccaagtgttgggaattaaaggcgtgtgtgcgccaccacgcccagcaacaGATTGATTTCCACTGCATGTGTATAAGATAACGGTCAACGGCCAGTGGCCAGGGAAGCCCGCACAGGGTTGATGTGTGGGTATGTGGGAAGAGCCATGGGGCACAAACTACTGGAGACTCGAGCCACCAGATAAGCAGCCTGTGCATCCCTGAATCCCATTCTCCACTCCACAACCACCCTAGATGAGGAGGATGGGACTGCGGAGCTGTGAGCTATTCTCACAATTGTTGGTTCAAGCCAGATAGGCAACAGACCGACCTCCTTAGCATAGTGTCTGGCATACAGCAGGTGCTCAATAAACACAAGATGGATTGAATGTAAGAGCTGGGCGTTCTGGAAGAAAACCTGTCAACTGTCAAGATGTCAGTAGGGTTAAACGGAGATCTGGCAGGGTGTGCGTGACTTACCCAGCCCCCATGGGCCTGGATCCAAGGCATGAAGCTGTGTACATGCTCGACACTGAGGTTGGCCAGGGTACCCCCAAGCCCAGCCACACGCCGGCTCAATTCCATGGCTAGTGCCAGGCGTGCCAGAGGATCTGGGGATGGCGGTGGGGGCCCCGGGCACGGCAGAGACGGGCTGGAGCAATTTGGGGAAGAGCTGCTTTCCCGGCTAGAGAAAAGTTCCACAAGGCGTGCgaaagagcctgctgacaggcgGGCCAGTTTACGATGCAGAGCCGGGTCAGATGCCAGCTGAGGGGCAGAGGAACAGGGTAAGCTACCACCAAGCCTGTGTGACCAGCCTGGGGGGCAGGCCTTTCCAGCACCAAGTCCCTCCCAGCCAAGCTGCCTCTATGGCCTTCACCAGTAGACTCCCAGGAAGGGGGTCCTAGAATCAGAGCCAAGTACAGTTCTGAGTTCTAAGCAGTGGATTCTCCATTAGTCCTTAAAcccaagctgggcgtggtagcacatgcttttaatcccagcacgtgggaggcagaagcagacataCCTCAGTGCTCAGTAAgttcaagcctggtctacagagtgagttccagcacagccagggctacacagagaaaccctgccttgaggGGGCCAGGGGGACGAGTACCTGTTAACTGCTGTTACAGTACTGTTCAGTTTAAGCCCAATTGCAGGAAACTCTGAGGCTATGCCCTCTCAGGCTGGAATTTCCTCCATACTCTAAACTGTGTCCTTAGGGTGGTCAATCAGgttctttttagagacaggatttaactctgtagccctggctggccctgacttcgcagagctctgcctgcctctgcctccctgttgctgggactaaaggtgtgtgctctcACATTCCACCTTGTTTTGTTGAAACAAGGTCTCCCAGTGTGGCCTTAGTGGCCCTGGAACTCTTCTGTGgccaggatgactttgaactggCTCCGGCCTCATACCCGAGAGTGCAGGGAGGAGGGCTGAGCCTGCTCTACTCCAGTCCCCTTTTACACTCCTGCCAGGCCCTTCTCTCACCTGGCTCTTGGTTCTGGCCTCTTCTTTTGTTTGCTGTCCtttgtttttcagtatttaaCTTGGGGGAGAGGGTGACGGAGACAACGTTAAGGTAAGGACCCCAGCCTGCTGGGCAAGGGCTCTGTCACCAAGCCAATTCCTAGTGAAGCCTCTGGTGGCTTCTGTTGCCTAGGTCCCACTGCTTGTTGATGGCCCATGAAGGACACTGGTGTAAAGTCCTGCTGCGGTGAGGCGTCAAGGCTCCTGTAAAGATGCTCTGATGTTTACTGGAGCCCTGGAACCACACCCAGCATCAAAACAAAGCAGCGCCAGCGTCTGCCCCCTGTTCCACAACTGTCCTCTCCATAGCGTGGAGTAGAGGCTGGTCACCTTTTGGTTGATGACTTCCGcctcctcctccagcaaggctaccaGCCGCCTTAGCAGGGCTTCCTTCTCCGTGGGTGGGGGTCCCTGGaactctggggggtgggggggcagaagAGAATTGGACTGGGAAGGGCCCTGGCTTTGCTCCTACCATCACCCCTCACCAGGGCTCCTCTGCTGCTTACCTGAGCTGGGCGGGGACTTCAGTTGCTCCTGCACCAACTGTTCCAGCCGCTGGGCAACCAGGGCATAGAAATCTGAAGAGGCTGGGCCTGAGCAGAAAGAATCAGTGACGCTTTCTGTTTACAGAACAGGGTATTTATGGAGTCTCTCCTAACCATCTTGCCAGACAGCAACAACTTCCACTTCACAAAAGGAAACACCTAGGCCCTGAGACTTTGGTAAAGAAAAGATGTTAAATGAACATCCTCAGCCTTTCTACTGTGTTGCACCCTCAAATCCAACTGAGAATATTCACGCTGAGCTCTGGAGACCATTGCATCCAGTCAGGACAGACACGCAGCGTTCCTATCATCACCCCCTAGCCCTTGTGCAGTTCACACGCAACTGACCATAGAGCTCGTTTTAAGTAAGCCATCTAATCAGGCGCACCTCTGTAGAgttattttcaagttttatgtgtgtgttctgcctgcatatgtgtctttGAACCACTTGGGTGCCcagtgcctgtgaaggccagaaaaaCAGCATCAGAAGTTGAAGGACATAACAgctaagagaactggctgttcttccagcagGCTAGGGTTCAATTGGGTGGTTTTCCTGCACAAATGTCGTGTGCCAAGTGCATGCCTGATGATGCCCTCAGAGGCCATAAAGAGGTCCCTTTCCCTAATCCCTGTGTGCTTTTCATGCTCTATTTATGTGCCGTTGGGAACTGAATacaaggcttcatgcatgctaggcaagcacttgacTGACTCAACTTTttgtagtctaggttggccttaaactcacagcagtcctcctgcctcagcctctctcaaGTGTTGACTGCAACAATGTGCTACCTCACTTGGGTTTGTTGATCACCAATCAAGTCCAAAGatcccttcctccagcctcttTCTGTTacttaaaaagaaggaggaagatgcTCCCAGTCAGACTACCAACTGACCAGTTGACAACCATACCTCCAGTCTCCTGTGCTGgggggactggagttacaagaaGGCTTCCCTAAGAGCCAGAGAAGCacccaaaaaggaaaaagataaatcACCAGAGGACGGTGCCAAAGCACCTCTCCCAGGTCAACCACGGAATTGCTCTGTAGAAGTCTAAGCTGGGGCTCCACTTTattgtgcatgcctgtgatttCAGTATGAggtaggctgaggcagaagggctCCGACAAATGTGATTATGTCTCAACGATCCTTTTACTGTAGTCCCTAAGCAGTGCACCCCAAAATCCATCAAAGTGCTAGCCAGCCCTTCCTTCCAGCCCTAGCCTAGGAACCAAGCAGGAGCTGTCAAAATGGTGGTACCACGACATCCCCTCAGCATACAGCCTTGGTGAAACACGACTGCAGGGGGGGTCCACAGTGGTAGCAGCATCTCCATCCTCCCTGAGCAGCAGCACAGAGATGGCACCTCAGCCAAAATGGCCTACAACCAAGGAGGACTGACTTCTCATCCTAACCCATGGGCCGGCCCACTGCAGGGGAAAGGCAATGGCAAAAACCGCCAGGCCCCGAGCTTCCCAAGCTGGACATCTCTGCCCTGAGAAGCCACCCTCTAAGAAGTCCCAGATAAGCCCTATCCTTTGTCCAATTCCCTGCTGTCTGATCCCAGGAGCAGAGGGCAGCCAGCCATGGTGTCCTCACTCCACTCTGGACCCTCCAACAAATCTCTTTAATGAGATTTTTCTGCCTGGTGTGACTCTCTCATCGGAagaagccaggaagcaaagaagtGGAGCGGGTCTGAGGCTCCACTCCCTTGGGAGCCACAATGCCTCTGCTGAGACTTCCTCTCAAAGCTGTATGGGTCCTGGGGCCCCCATGTCTCAGGATACCCCTCCATTGGGACACATCCCACCTCAGCACTGTGTGGTTCTTGGGCCCCCGGTCTCAGGCATCCCTTGCACTGGGACACCTTCTCCCTTCAGAGCTGGATGCTCCCCGGGCTTTGGAGTCCCAGGGTACCTCCTATCCAAGCAGAAACACTTACACCTACCCCCTAGAAAGAGATGTAACAAAGACTTGAAATGGTTATGGCTTGTGCTGAAGCTGAGCAGTGTTGACTTTATAATGGGTCCTGTCTGGATTTTTTGGAACCAAAGCTCCTAGCCCTGAAAGTTTCACAAGTGACCTGAATAAATCTCTTACCAGGCTCGGAACCATAGCAGGGGCGGAGGGGAAGGAAGTGGGGCCTAGAGGACTCCGTGGGAGGAGCTCCTCTCCCCAGGGGACAAGGGAGGCATCTTCGGAGGCGGCTCAGGAAATCTGTTGTCTCCTCTTGGGCAGGACTCCTAGGGACAAGAACCTCGGAGTTATCCCGAAGAGGTCTGAGCAAGCGATCCCTTCATCCTTTCATGGAAGATCACTCTTGAAA
Encoded here:
- the Bcl2l12 gene encoding bcl-2-like protein 12; its protein translation is MAGSEELGLREDTLKVLTAFLKRGEVAGSPVPTPPRSPAQEETTDFLSRLRRCLPCPLGRGAPPTESSRPHFLPLRPCYGSEPGPASSDFYALVAQRLEQLVQEQLKSPPSSEFQGPPPTEKEALLRRLVALLEEEAEVINQKLASDPALHRKLARLSAGSFARLVELFSSRESSSSPNCSSPSLPCPGPPPPSPDPLARLALAMELSRRVAGLGGTLANLSVEHVHSFMPWIQAHGGWAGILASSPVDLNLPLD